Part of the Emys orbicularis isolate rEmyOrb1 chromosome 10, rEmyOrb1.hap1, whole genome shotgun sequence genome is shown below.
AAGAAAGCATTTGCATTTCCTGCTGTTTTTAGAAGGGCTACAATGTGATCACATGTGGCAGAGGAGATGGAGTATATGATAGATGGAGAACTTAAAATGTTTAACACTAACAGCTGCTTGTGGAATACAGCTGCTAAGCATTTGTAACATTAATGACAACCTAAGGCCAGTTTTTGGCTCAAATAGGAGACGATACACATTTGACCCTAGGTTACTTTCCTTAGTGTTTGCCAAATGGTGCGATTATCCATGAAATTAAGTACTCAGTTTGTACCTCCATGCTGTCCCACTAAACTTACAATGCAATTCATGTTAAGCAGTTTATTGAAAGCTACCTTCCCCTCCACCGCAAGAAGTGTTCAGGGCTTGAAAGTTGGCAGTCTGGGACTTGCTAGATTTAGTAACAGACAAGAATTCCAAACCCCAGGAACTCACTCCTAACAGAAAGCTGTAACCCAGGGAGAATGAGGAAGCTTGACTTTCCAATGGTACAACCAGGCCAGCTACCCTCACTAGTACTGAAATTTGAAGTAACAGAAAACCTGTACACTAGTTTCTGTATACCTGCCTCACTATCTTGCTTTAGGGAGTCACTTTGTAATTAGGACACTACTATTAAAGACAAAGGGATAGTTGTACAAAGTCAGCTTCCTGGGTATGGCATAGAGTTGTCACTTGTTAAGGATTACACCCCATTCACAGGTGCCTCTACTACTGACAATACAGCTCTGCTGCCAGGAGCCATATGCCATTGTGAATATGTGTAATCAATCTTTGAACTGCCTTGTCACAAGATTATGCCACTCCACTATGGGGGGGAggtaagattttattttaaaataaaatggttaTACAAGACTAGTCAAAATCATTCACTACTGCATTTTATGATCCAGGTGGGCACATTGCTGTTCAGACTGATAAAGGAAGCTTCACTCACTGCAGGGTTTATACAAGACAGTTATAGCAGGAATAGTCCATGATGTGAAATCAGCACTTTTCAGAACCCCCaaagtgtccagtttttaaagaTTTCACCCAGAGCAGCCTCTGCATCCACAGTGCGTGCACTCAATGATTCTCCCctataaagcaaaaacaagcatTAGTCACCACATTCCAGATAAGTTACTTTATATCGAGAACAAGTATTCTTAATAAAAAGCTAGTGCAGTATGCTACATCTCGAACAGGGGAAGCCCTCTGAAGCTTCCATAGCTCTAAGTTTCCTGCTACTCTACAAACAGTCTCCCACCACCACTTTACGCAACATTATGCAGAGGCTACGCAAGCCCCACCTTCCCTCCGGGGGTGAAGCAAGAATCAGGCATTACTATAAAACCAAATGGAAGTGAATATTCCACCAGGAAAGATTATGGAATCCTACAGAACTAGGTTTGGCCAAGAAGTGCATCAGTGGGACTCTGCTGTCTGGAACTACGAATAGAACGTTCAAGAGACAGTCATGGGACCAATTAACATCTAGGACTATCAGTTTTCCTTCCTACTATTACAAATTTTCATCTACAGAAGTGGGAACGTCTGCACTATAGCTATGTTACAAGCTCGAGTTATCAAGAATAAAGGGAACGCATCAGAAACTAGACAGTTGTATTTCCTTTTGGGTATTTAAGATTCCTTTCACTGTACTTTGCCACAGTCAAATCCCTCTCAAAAATACCTCAGTCTGACTTGCAGGAGACAAGGACcattctttgttctgtgtttgtgcagtgcctagcacaatcagGTCCTGGTCTAGGACTAGGGCTCTTAGATGCCACAGTAATACACGTAATTAGGCTCAAGACACTATGTATAGGAAGTCAGTGCTCTGGTCTCAAGTGTTGTTCTAGCACCCTAAACACTGCACCAGAATGTTAGTTGGTTAAGTGTGAAGGTAACTAGGGCAAGTCTATATTAGACCCTTAATGTCATTTTCATGGGCAAATGCTTCAGGAAACAGGAAAAACAGAGGATGGCCACTTAACAGCAGAATCCAGTGGTAAGGAAAACTAGAAATTGATACTATTGTCAAAGGTAGCAGAGGAAATACAATTATGGTAAGTCATAACTGCTGGCTCAAAATCCAAGCAAGGAAAATAGCATCAGAGCAAATAAAAAATTCATACCACTTCCAGCTTGCTTTTTGGGACCCTGCAAATGCAGTTAGTTCCGAAGTTGGTATCCCGAGTCTGGATACAGCGCAGGCAGCAAAGGTTCTCATAACCCTGTTTCTTCCACTTTGCAATCAGGTTTTTGTCAGCATATCCTTCTCTGATACAGTACTCATACAGTTCTGCACGAGAGAGGTGACTGGTGAGCACCACAGAATTCTCATTGGAGGCAGATAAATGAacagtttatttaaaaagttttagtcTTTACACTGAATCTAGTTCTCATTGCTAGTTCCACTTGCTAGCAAATACAGACAGAGGgaaagtcactttttttttttttttaagaattattTAATCCTTTCCCATCAATAATCTAATTCTGGTTTACACTCACTGGCTAATGATTCATACACTCCATCTGGAAGCTGTGAGCTCTTCACCACAAGAGCAAATATTTAAGCTTTTTACCTCTGCTAATAGCTTTTCTCTTATAGAAGAGATCAAAGATGTAGCGCGTTTTCTGATGATGAATTCTGAAGATGGGCCAGAGGGATTCCACCTTCCTCTTCCCTTCATGAGGCTCAGTCTCCGCTGAGGAAAGAGGGCACAGAAATCAGATTTCACTGTCAGTGGCCTATAAGTTATTACATACAGCACTATATATCCTAAAAAAGCACAATTGTTccgagaaaaaaaaaatgtagttttaaaGGGGTGTGGGGAGATAGTCAAAAACAAAATTCACTGGAGTAAAAATACACACAGGAGGTATTTAACTCTCATGCACTCCCTTTGGAAAGGAACTCAGTGCGCTAAAGGGATGATGGTACGGAAAATACAGGTATAATGATTGGATAGGACAGGCACATCTGAGTACCCATGAAACCAAGAGACAGCACAGACTAGAACCAAACACTGCTGGCCTTTGCAATGCAAGCTTCCCCCTGCACATAGTTATACCAGCGTGCTTCAATCCCGGCCTACAGTAGTCCTTAGAGCTTGGGTGGAGTACTATGGACTCAGAACAAtattcatttcatttgcaaaTTAAGCCATAGATCCAGAGATGATCCACGTAACTCATTCTGCCATGTCCCAATCCCATGTGTCCTAAATTAGAATTAGGAATTTGTCTTCTAGGGGTAACTTTTAATGCAGGAAATTAACACACTAAGTTATCAtcatcaaaatgtttcatcttCATTATTAGCCCCTaatgaaaacagatttaaaaatccaCACTTGCTGTCCTTTTATAAAACGTGTATCCTGAAGCTCTTAAGGACTGTACAATCATAGGGTCACATGCTAACCAGCATCTGGCTTCATAACTTACCTTCTCTCATTTTTTGATCCAGCTCATCCAATGTTGGTTCGATCAGTTCCCAGCCATCCGGAGGAGCTTTCCTGCTTCTCTTTACTTTGGGCATCTTCTCAAAAAAGGCTGTTATAGGGATAAATGCAGGTCAAGTTTCAATAGCACTTATGTTTCCAGATATCATAAGGTCATcatgcacccccacccctccaaaaaaaaagcATAAGGAAGCCCTTGAAACTTTTCAGCATTATTTTGACTCCCTTGCAGTCATTACCCCTTTTTCAATGATAAAgatagaggtgggtttttttatttagagATAAATGAAACTAAGGAACAAACAAATGACATGGTCtgacacttttttgttttttttgttttgttttaaacaatgaATAAGTGTTTAACATGTTATCAGTGTATAGGAGGGAGGGAGCCTTTCCTAATTCCCGTTTTAATTCATAACATAGTCCTTCAATTTTGAGGGCAGGTTTCCCAGTTAATAGTACACTTTACCCTTCTCTAATGCCTTCAATCCAAAGACCTATCTATTATGCATCACAAACTACTGAGAGATACATAGGCATCATAACTGCCATTGTAAAGACCGGGAAGCCAAATATCACCCGACAAGTCAGTGACAAAGCTGGGAATCCCCGAGTCTTAGCTCCCCTCACATTTGCTTTTAACCACAGACTATGGCCGTAACCATTATACACAGATATGGTGAAACCACCTAGCCAAGTCAAGGAAAACCTGAGTTTAAACATCCTGGGCTGGGCTGAAAGCTGGTAATATTGACCCGTAGTTGCTGCGTGTAGCTAGGGGACTATCTCTGTACGAGACCCAGACCAGACACCCCAAGGGATGGTCGAAGCGGGCTGGCTGGAATAAGGAGCAGGCCAGGCGCAGGTCTCTCGTTGCTAGGCTCTAAGGGAGAACACGCCATCTCTTACAATAGCCTGCCTGTGGCCTAGTACCCCCTGCCCTACTCTCACCCCGCCCAGCGGCGTGTCGAGCAGTGCAATGCGACCCACCGCCGCCCCGAGGGATATCGCCCTCCCTGAAAGAAGGGAGCTCACCTGCCGGGAGAAAAAAAGACGATCACTATTTAGCTTCCGCCTTTTCAAATCCGTCGCTCCCCTGTGGCGTCACAATCAGCTTTGGGTCCTTCCGCTACCTAGTCGCTTTAGTGACTCTAACCTCACTCGCCGTTTTCTGGGTGGGGAGCGCGAGTTTCACGCAATCCTCGCGTGCATGTGGTGTCTATTGTAATGCCTGTAAGgaatttccctctcctcccccgccccgggtGGTGGGTGCGGAAGGAAGGAGCAGGGACAGGCCTCCCCACTGGTGCCGTGAGTGAGGGGCAATGGGAAGGTAGCGGCTCGGTTTGTACTCAGGCAGTGCTGCGGTTAGCCCTTGTGCTGGGGGCCTCGTGCTCCAGGGCCAGGCTTGGTGActgggctgaggagggagccGCGCGCTGGGGCTGCGGTTTGCGGCTTCCGCTTCCGGGTCGAGGACTGGGGGACTCGCTGCAGCTGCTGCCGGAGCCGCCATCACCGCCGCTATGCCTAAAGGAGGTGAGGGAGGGGCGGATGAGAGGAAACAGGCCCCAGGAACGGTGGGGCTAAGGAGGGGGGCCCCAAGCCCTAAGTCCCTGGGGGAGGGATATAAGCCCCCCAGGAGCGGTGGGGTTTAGGGGGGGGCAAGCCCTAGGTTCCTGGGGAAGGGGTATAAGCCCCCCCACGAGTGGTGGGTTAAGGGCGGGCCCAAGCTCTaggtccctgggggaggggtatAAGCCCCCCAGGAGCAGTGGGGTTTGTCGGGGCAAGCCTTagggctcgggggaaggggtgtaAGCCCCACAGCAGTGATAGGatcaaggggggggggcaagccctaagtccctgggggaggggtatAAGCCCCCCGGAGCGATTGGGTTGAGAGGAAGATGCAAGCCCAGGGGAATGGAGTGATGGGTTATGGGGAGGTGCAAGCCCCCATGGACCGATTGCAGGTTCAGGGGAGTACAAGCTTGAAGCCCCTGTGGGTGATGGGAGAAGCATGAGGGGGCATAAGCCCCTGGGAACTAAGGGGTGTGTGCAAGTTGTAGGGGTACTGTGTGCAGGGGGAAAGTAGTGGGACTGGTTGCCCATAGCAGATCTAGTGCCAGGTGATGGGTTTTGTTCTGCACTGGGGAGGAGGCTGGCATCTGTTGAGCATGGAGTGTATGATTGGTGCTGTACAGAATACATGAGGCACTGAGCTCACAAGCTAAATTGGGCACAGAATGCAGTTCACATGTACCCAATGTACTGACTGATGGGGCCTGTTTCAAAGGGATGCTGATGGCATGTGGTTCTTTAAGATTCTTCCTTCAGTGGATTAGTATTTGAGAGGCCTCTGGGGATATTTAGAAAggatctaaatcaggggttcttaaactgggggttggaacccctcagggggtcgcaaggttattacatggggggttgtgagctgtcagcctccaccccaaaccctgctttgcctccagcatttataatggtgttaaatatataaaacagtgtttttaatgtataaggggggtcacactcagaggcttgctattagtacaaaagtctgagaactaCTGATCTAAATGAAGAGAAGGTGGTTACTTGCTGCATAAGAGTACAGTACAGAAGAAGACACAAAGATGACTTTTAATGTCTCATTTTAGAGTTTTTAGTGGCTCTAAACCCACCACCATAATAGCTTCACTCACAGCATCTTGCTGTTATGCAGTGGGTACCAACCTGCCTGCATGTGGTACAGGAGAGCTAATGAGGGAATGAGAGTCCATCAGGTCTGAGCTGGTTCTACCCAGATCATTCTCTAGATTCACTAAATCTGTCCACATAATTGGCTCTTGCATGCTTTCTATGGAATCAAATCTTACTATGTTAATGTAAATTATTATTCCCCATTCTACCCTTCCTGTAGTCTCTGCCAATTTACTTTATTAGTGTCCATTAACTGAGTTTGTGAACTGTTGCCAGACTGTTAGAGAATTCTTTAGGCATCAAATACAGTATTCCCACCCCCCACAGTCTTTCATATCATAAGATCTGTTTCCCAGTTTTTTAATACAGGTTCTTTGATATCTTGATCTAGGCCAGACATCCTTCATACCAGTTTGTACTATATAAAACTATTGCTAGACATAGGAAAAGGCTCCAGACTTATTTGTATTGATGCTcataattatttttgtaatgaaagctCAATAAATTCAATTTTTCCTATTCCAAATTCATCACACAATTCTAAACATATCCCTCTCAAGTTTGTCTGTGGCTTTgcagggtgaaaccctggccccaatgaaatcaatgggtgttttgccattgacttcaggggggccAGGGTTTTGCCTGCAGTGTTTGGCAGCGGACTTGGATTTAATCCtgtcaataattaaaaaaaacaaaaaccccagctGCGTATGTTACAAATACATCTTGCTCCAAAAGGATCCACTCGGTGAATGCTCTTCTCTTttctgtaatgtgtgtgtgtaattttttatAATCTATGTTCTGTAAAGAAATAGTGCTATTGAAGAAATAGTTCATAATGTGTTGGGGGATAAACCCTTTCTGCTGCACAAATATGAGCTTGTCTGCTAATACAGAACAAGTGTTTCTGAAGTACTTCTTGATCTCTGTTTAGAGGCTGTCGAAACCCGTTTtcccaagtttttttttaaactcatagcTCCATAAAATTCTTCTAAGCTTAAATTCACATTAATAGTAATACTCTTATAGACtgaaataaatatgtatttaaaaacatgcCTATCTTAGGCTCTGTGTGCCTTTaccataatttaaaaatacaatcatCTGTGggtttcaaagtgctttgcaaaggaggaTAAGactcattatccctattttacagatggggaaactgaggcacagaggtgaagtgacttgcccaacgtaatgcagcaggtcagtggcagagctaggaatagaactcaggttgCATGACTCACAGCCCAAAGCCCCTTACAGTCCTGCCTCCTTACCATGAGCAAAGGCCTTCCCTATGCCCTCCTTGATTAAATATCTGCATACTAATGTGACTCAAGTCTCATCTCATTCGAGTTGATGAGATGATGGTAAAAGTATTGAGCGGTACAATACTTAATTCTTTGGTACAGGCTTCAATGTAGAATGGGTAAAACTTAGAACTAATAAGCTTTGCTCGTTCGTATCTATTGCTTTTGACAACACCTAATGTGAAGACCAAAGGGGGTTACAGGctagttttattttttgaaaaaatacgTTGAAATCTGCTGTTATAAGCTGACCTGAcacataaagaaaacaaatgcctgaAAATGCATCTGCCAGACACCAAAGAGCCTAGTTACCCTGGTAGTATTGTAGCAGATCATTGTTTTAGATCATGTAGCCCTTCATGGTGTAGAATAATGCATAAAGTTTACAGCATAGTAGTTACTTTGTACCTGTATCAGTCATGCCAcactctttttaaaataagtaaccAATTTGGAATTGTAATGCTACTCTGGCATCTCTATAAGCTGTGAGAAAAAAGGGTGGTTTACTGGGGTAGATAAGTCCTTTGATGTACAGCACCA
Proteins encoded:
- the BUD31 gene encoding protein BUD31 homolog, with translation MPKVKRSRKAPPDGWELIEPTLDELDQKMREAETEPHEGKRKVESLWPIFRIHHQKTRYIFDLFYKRKAISRELYEYCIREGYADKNLIAKWKKQGYENLCCLRCIQTRDTNFGTNCICRVPKSKLEVGRIIECTHCGCRGCSG